Proteins encoded in a region of the Vicia villosa cultivar HV-30 ecotype Madison, WI linkage group LG5, Vvil1.0, whole genome shotgun sequence genome:
- the LOC131606592 gene encoding vesicle transport protein GOT1-like isoform X2 has protein sequence MLSFEMNDRKKIGLGLTGFGIFFSFLGVIFFFDKGLLGMGNILFVSGVSITIRLKSTMQFFMKRSNFKGTISFGIGFLILMFGWPILGMIIEAYGFIVLFRSLVLQGAIQENAGIHSRKKFQETVQTIGLGYVHTLVKRASIFMWSVTC, from the exons ATGCTTTCCTTTGAGATGAATGATCGAAAAA AGATTGGATTAGGATTAACCGGCTTTGgtatatttttctctttccttGGGGTTATCTTCTTCTTCGACAAGGGATTGCTTGGCATGGGAAAT ATCTTGTTTGTTTCTGGAGTGTCCATAACCATCAGGCTGAAGTCCACTATGCAATTCTTCATGAAACGAAGTAATTTTAAG GGAACAATCTCATTTGGTATTGGGTTCTTGATTCTCATGTTTGGATGGCCTATTTTGGGCATGATTATTGAGGCTTATGGGTTCATCGTTCTATTTAG ATCTCTAGTCTTGCAAGGAGCAATTCAAGAAAATGCAGGAATTCATAGCAGGAAGAAGTTCCAAGAAACAGTCCAAACTATAG GGCTGGGCTATGTTCACACTTTAGTGAAAAGAGCAAGCATATTTATGTGGAGTGTCACTTGTTGA
- the LOC131606592 gene encoding vesicle transport protein GOT1-like isoform X1: protein MLSFEMNDRKKIGLGLTGFGIFFSFLGVIFFFDKGLLGMGNILFVSGVSITIRLKSTMQFFMKRSNFKGTISFGIGFLILMFGWPILGMIIEAYGFIVLFRSLVLQGAIQENAGIHSRKKFQETVQTIGLLFSPISQTVKLHIVLFLIVEVL, encoded by the exons ATGCTTTCCTTTGAGATGAATGATCGAAAAA AGATTGGATTAGGATTAACCGGCTTTGgtatatttttctctttccttGGGGTTATCTTCTTCTTCGACAAGGGATTGCTTGGCATGGGAAAT ATCTTGTTTGTTTCTGGAGTGTCCATAACCATCAGGCTGAAGTCCACTATGCAATTCTTCATGAAACGAAGTAATTTTAAG GGAACAATCTCATTTGGTATTGGGTTCTTGATTCTCATGTTTGGATGGCCTATTTTGGGCATGATTATTGAGGCTTATGGGTTCATCGTTCTATTTAG ATCTCTAGTCTTGCAAGGAGCAATTCAAGAAAATGCAGGAATTCATAGCAGGAAGAAGTTCCAAGAAACAGTCCAAACTATAGGTCTTTTATTTTCACCAATCTCTCAAACtgtaaagttacatattgttttGTTTCTCATTGTTGAGGTTTTATGA